CCAGTAGACGCTACCGGTGGCGACGCCGCAGCCGACGCCGCCCAGCTCCGGCATACCGAACTTGCCGTAGATAAAGATGTAGTTGATGGGGATATTCACCAGCAGGCCGAGGAAGCCGATCACCATGCCGGGCTTGGTTTTGGACAACCCTTCGCACTGGTTGCGCATCACCTGGAAGAACAGGTAACCCGGCGCCCCCCACATGATGGCGTGCAGATAACCGACGGCTTTATCCGCCAGTTGCGGATCGATGTTGTGCATCATGTCGATGACGAACTTGCAGTTATACAGCACCACGATCAGCAGCGCGGACACGCCTGAAGCCAGCCAAAAACCCTGGCGAACCTGGTGAGCGATGCGATCGCGCCGCCCGGCGCCGTTGAGCTGGGCGATAACCGGAGTCAGCGCCAACAGCAGGCCGTGGCCGAACAGGATGGCCGGCAGCCAGATTGACGTGCCGACCGCAACCGCCGCCATGTCGGTGGCGCTGTAGGCGCCGGCCATGATGGTATCCACCACGCCCATGGCGGTTTGTGATATTTGCGCGATGATGACCGGGATAGCGAGAGCCAATAAACTACGCGCTTCAATTAAGTACTTCTGCACGCATACACCTTTCTATTTATATATGTGGGAGGGAGGGCTGCCGCGAGAGGACAACAATTAAAATAGCGGAATTTTGTCAAAAATATTGTACCTGCTCGGCGTCGTTAAGCAAACGCCGCAGATAAATAGTTATTAAATGCGCAGGCACGCGTTTTTTGCCGTCGCGGATTTGGTTTTCAGCGCCAACTGGGGCAAACTGCCGGAAGCGTTTTAACCTATTTAGTAAGAAGAGGCACATATGTTCACCGGTATCGTACAAGGCACCGCGCCGCTGGTCGCCATTGATGAGAAACCCAATTTCCGCACCCACGTGATCGAGATGCCTGCCGAGCTGTTGCCGGGGTTGGAGCTGGGCGCGTCGGTGGCCCATAACGGCTGTTGCTTGACCGTGACCGCGGTGGAAGGCAACCGCGTCAGCTTCGATTTGATCAAGGAAACGCTGCGCCTGACCAACCTCGGCGATTTGGCGCTGGGCGACATCGTCAATATCGAGCGCGCAGCGAAATTCAATGACGAAATTGGCGGTCATTTGATGTCCGGCCATATTATCTGTACGGCGGAAGTGGCCAAGATTTATACGTCGGAAAATAACCGCCAGGTATGGCTGCGCATGCCGAATGCAGAATTGATGAAATATGTGCTGCACAAAGGTTTCATCGGTATCGACGGCATTAGCCTGACCATCGGCGAAGTGGTGAATAACCGTTTCTGCGTGCACCTGATCCCGGAAACACTGGAGCGCACCACGCTGGGTAAGAAACGCCTGGGTGACAAGGTGAACATCGAAATCGATCCGCAAACGCAGGCGGTGGTGGACACCGTCGAGCGCGTGCTGGCCAACCGCGAAGCGACGCTGGCTGCGGCGATGGCGCAGGCACACAAAGACTGACAGCGATTCTGGCCTTGCCGCCGGAATCGAATCATAAGCAGAGAGGAGAAACGCGTGAAGTTTTATGGGAAAACGTTATTGTTAACCGCGTTGCTGGCGCTGAGCGCCTGCAGCAGTTCACCTGAGCAGGGCGCCGGCGCGCAAATGGCCGATGCGGACGATACCTGCGGCGCTTCGCAGTATCAAAACTTCGTCGGCAAGCCGATGACTTCGCTGGAAGGCGTGCGGATCGAATCTAAGGTGCGCGCCATTCCGTACAACTCTGCCGTTACCATGGATTTCAACCTGCGCCGTCTGAACTTCCTCGGCGATCGCGACGATAAAATCATTCGCGTTTACTGCGGTTAACCCGCAGGGGCCGAAAGAGCAAAAAAAAGCCCCGGCGAGGTTGTTGCCGGGGCTTTTTTATCGGGGGAACATTCAGCGGGCGACGCGAATGCCGCCTTCAACGCCTTTCGGGCTGAACACCACCTGCCACAGCTGCAGATCGCGTGCCCGGAACGCGCCGGCGCATGCGTTCAGGTAATAGCTGAACATTCGCTCGAAGCGTTCGGAATAGCGTGGGGCAAGCTGCGGCCACGCCTGTTTGAAGCGCTCGAACCAGGCCATCAGCGTGCGATCGTAGTCGGCACCGATGTTGTGCCAGTCCTCCATCACGAAATGGCCTTCACTGGCCTGAGCGATGTGGGTCACCGACGGCAGGCAGCCGTTCGGGAAAATGTACTTGTTGATCCAGGGATCGACGTTCATGTCGGTTTTGTTGGAGCCGATGGTGTGCAACAGGAACAGGCCGTGCGGCGCCAGATTGCGCTCCACCACGTCAAAATAGGTGCGGTAGTTTTTCGGCCCGACGTGCTCGAACATGCCGACGGACACGATGCGGTCGAACTGCTGATGCAGATCGCGATAATCCTGCAGCAGGATCTGCACATCCAGCCCGGCGCAGCGTGCCTGAGCCAGCTTCTGCTGCTCGGCGGAAATGGTCACGCCAACCACCGACACGCCGTAATTTTTCGCCGCATAGGCGGAGAGACCGCCCCAGCCACAACCGATGTCCAGCAAACGCATGCCTGGCTGCAGCTGCAGTTTTTCACAGATCATCCGCAGCTTGGCTTCCTGCGCTTCTTCCAGCGTGGTAGCGTCTTTCCAGTAGCCGCAGGAGTATTGCATGTAGGGATCGAGCATCAGGGTAAACAGATCGTTGCCGAGATCGTAATGTTCTTTGCCGACGATCCAGGCACGCTTTTTCGATTGCAGGTTGGTCAGGCGTGCGGCGGCGATACGCAGAGTATCTTTCAGGTGGTGGGGGAGTTTCTTCTCCAGCCCGGCACTGACCACGCGCTGGAAGAACATATCCAGCCGTTCGCACTCCCACCAGCCGTCCATATAGCTTTCGCCAAGGCCCAGCGACCCTTGCTGCAAGACACGTTTAAAGAAATCGGGGTTTTTAACCTGAATATCGAAGGGGCGCGAACCGTTGATTTCAATGCCGGCCAAGCCGAGCATTTCATGCGCGATACGGTACCATTGGTTGTCCTGGATGCTCAGATCTTCTATACACGATGAACTCATAGCTTCTCCATCACCTTCTTCTGACTGATGACCCGTTAGGAAACAGCTTAGACAATTTCTGCGGGTGCATACGTTTACCGGCGGAAAATAGGCCCGCGGCGTCTGATATCCGACTATGAACAGAGGAAATTTTAAGAAGCTACCCGGCGCTAACGGCGCGGGATAAACGCGTCCTTAAAAAAAGTGTGACGCAAGGCGCGTACACAATAGCTGATTGAGATATAGAGATTATAAGGTGTTACTTTACAAGGTTGTTTTTGAGTATAGGCGTGCCGAGGCCTTGACTCAACTGTAAATCGCAATCGGCACGCATATTCTTTAAGTGATTATTAAACTTGGCAATTATGACGCTGAGTTAGCATGTTCCCGCTGCGCCTTTTGCTGCGTATCGGCCGCTTTGCCCCGCTGCAGGAAATACCCCAGCGCGGCCAGGATCACCGTAGACACCATCACCGTTACCGTCGCCAACAGCGGCTGGGCAATAAACGCCGACACCAGCATGCTCGCCACAAAGCACAGTCCGAGCTGCAGCGTATTTTGCAGCGCGGCGGCCTTGCCGCTGCTTTCCGGGAACGGCATCAGCGCATTCGCTACCATGATCGGGTAACCGGCGCCGTTGACCAGCGCCATCACGCAGAACGGGATCAGCAGCGTGGAGAGCGTCGGATCGGTCAGGGTCGCCACCAGATACAGCGCCACCATGCTGACACCATAAGCTACCAGCAGCCACGGCAGTAGGGTTTTGCCATTGATGCGTTTGAGTGCGGCGCGGCAGCCGTAGCCACCCAGAAGGAAGGCCAGCGTTTGCGGCACATAGCTCAGGCCGATGTCGCTCGGGCTGTAGCCCATGTCGCCGAGAATGAACGGCGAGCCGGTGAGCCAGGCGAAGAAGCCGGCCGAGCAGGCGGCGTACATGGCGACATTGCCGCTGAACACCGGGGATTTCAACAGTTGCCAAAAGCTGACGCCGTTTTGTGGCGCGTCGGCGGTGGGTTGCGTTTTGTCGCGTTCTTTGAGCATCAGCGTCGGCAGCAGCAGCAGCGCGGTGATGACCAACAGCGCGGCGAAGATTGCGCGCCAGCTGGCGTGGTTCAGCAACCAGGCGCCAAGCAGTGGTGCCAGTGCCGGCGATAGCGCGACCAGCGGCATAATGGTGGCGAATACGCGGTTGGCCTGGCCTTCACGGTAGCGGTCGACCACCAGCGCTTGCCAGATGGCGGCGGCGGCACAGACACCGACGGCCTGAATAAAGCGCAGGATCCAGAGCTGCACGGCGTTTTCTACCCACAGCATACCCAGGCAGCCGAGAGCGAACAGCGCCAGGCCGATCAATAATACCGGTTTGCGGCCCAGACGGTCGGAGAGCGGTCCCCACAGCAGCTGCGCAAAGGCGAAGCCGGCCAGGAAGATACTCAGGCTGGCGCTCACCGCGCCGGCGGAAATTTGCAGTTCCTCCCGCATGGCGCCGAAGGCGGGCAGGTACATATCGGTCGCCAGATAACCCAGCATGCTCAGGCCGGCGAGGTAGAACATAAAGCCAAAGGAATTTCGCATGGTATTTCTCGTTAATATTTTAGTGTCGCAGGTTTTTAGCGCCGGTCAGTGTATCCGGCTGGATCTCTGCTTGTGAAACGGTAATATTTGCAAAGTGCTGTTAAAAAAATTGAAGGCAAAACGATGTGGTCTGAATATTCTCTTGAAGTCGTCGACGCGGTGGCGCGCACCGGCAGTTTCAGCGCGGCGGCGCAGGAATTGCACCGGGTCCCGTCGGCGGTCAGCTATACCGTACGGCAGCTGGAGCAATGGCTGGCGGTGCCGCTGTTTGAGCGGCGTCACCGCGATGTGGAATTGACACCGGCCGGTGCACTGTTTATCAAGGATGCGCGAGCTGTTATCAAAAAAATGCTCGACACCCGCCGTCATTGTCAGCAGGTGGCCAACGGTTGGCGCGGCCAGCTGAATATCGCGGTGGACATCATCGTCAAACCGCAACGCAGCCGCCAGCTGGTGTTGGATTTCTACCGTCATTTCCCCGACGTTGAACTGATGCTGCAACCCGAGGTGTTCAACGGCGTGTGGGATGCGCTGGTGGACGGCAGGGCGGACATGGCGATCGGCGCCACGCGCGCGGTGCCGGTCGGTGGCGGCTTCGCCTTTCGCGACATGGGTTATATGAACTGGTTGTGCGTGGTCAGCCCGCAGCACCCGCTGGCGCAGTTGGCGGGGCCGCTGAATGACGATCAACTGCGGCCGTATCCTTCGCTTTGCCTGGAGGACACCTCGCGCAACCTGCCCAAGCGCGTCACCTGGACGCTGGATAACCAGCGGCGACTGGTGGTGCCAGATTGGACTTCGGCACTCGACTGTTTGTGCGCCGGGTTGTGCGTCGGCATGATGCCGGCGCATCGGGCACTGCCGCGGGTGCAGCGCGGTGAGCTGAAGGCGTTGCAGCTGCAGCAACCGTTTCCCGCCAGCCCTTGCTGTCTGACCTGGCAACAGGATAAACCGTCACCGGCGATGAGCTGGCTGCTGGCGTATCTGGGCGATGGCGAGACGCTGAATCAGGAGTGGTTGAGCGAGGCGGAACCGGAAGCCGCGCAGGCTTCCGGCGCGGGGGATTAGCGGCGGTAGTCGATGAACGGGCCGTCGGCGACAGAGCGGCGTTCGACCAGCTTAGGATGCACTTCGATCACCTGTGACTCTTCGCGTTTGCTGATGATGCGATCCAGCAGCATGGTGAAGGCCATTTCGCCCAGGCGCTCTTTAGGCTGATGAATGGTGGTCAGTGCCGGGGTAAAGTAGCGGGCGTTGCGCACGTTGTCGTAACCGATCACGGAAATATCCTGCGGCACTCGCAGCCCCAGCTCGTCGGCGGCGCAGATGGCGCCCATCGCCATGATGTCGCCGCCGCAGAATACCGCGGTCGGTCGTTGTTTTTGCGACAGGATTTGGTGCATCGCCTTATAGCCGGACTCCGGTTCGAAGTCGCCCTGAACGATCCACTCTTCGCGAATCTCGATATGTGCTTCCTGCAGCGCCTTCATAAAGCCCTGATGACGGCCGCCGCCGGTGTTGCGCGACAGCTGGCCCGGAATGGCGCCGATATCGCGGTGGCCACGCTCGATCAGGTAACGGCCGGCCAGATAGCCGCCTTCGAAGGCGTTATCGATGATGGTGTCGGTGAAGTCGCCACGCGCGGCGCCCCAGTCCATCACCACCATCGGGATGTTGCGGTAGTCTTCCAACATGCCCAGCAGCTGATCCGGGTATTCGGAGCACATAACCAGCAGGCCGTCGACGCGCTTTTGCGCCAGCATCGCCAGGTAGGCGCGCTGCTTGTCCAGATTGTTGTGCGAGTTGCACAGGATCAGGGTGTAGCCTTTGCTGTAGCAGCTGTTTTCCACCGCTTCGATCACTTCGGCGAAGTAGGGCGCTTCGCTCGAGGTGGCCAACAGGCCGATCGACTTGGTGTGATTGACTTTCAGGCTGCGCGCCACGGCGCTCGGCGAGTAATGCAGCTCTTTGATGGCGGCCCACACGGCCGCTTTGGTCTCTTCGGCGACGAAACGAGTCTTATTGATGACGTGCGAAACGGTGGTGGTGGAAACGCCCGCGCGTTTGGCCACATCTTTAATCGTTGCCATGTAAGGAATGACTCCTGAACTCACATGTTTACAGCATGTAAGTGTGATGTTAATCGTTTGCCTGCGTAGATCCTTCTCCAGAGAAGCGAAAACTGAGTTTTTAGTGTGTTGAAGTCTTCAGCGCTTAATCAGGAGGGGCATGGATGCCGGTACGCAGTTGTGAACTGCGAATTTTGTCGCATATTGAACAAAAGTGGAAGAGGTAATCGAGATTATAAACCGGGAAATGATAACAAGATTTTATCGGCGAACTGTGGGAAAATGATTTGACGTACTAATTGTGCGCCTTTTATCCTTAGGAAAGCCCATTTTAAAGGAGTTGTCATGGATACCGATCTGAAGATGTCGCTGTTCACCACCGTTTGTGCGTTGGCGATGATCATCGCTTTCAGCTTTGTCGCTGCGTTGAACTGATTTCCCGCCAGTTTTAAAAAAGGCGCAGCCACGCTGCGCCTCGTCACTTAGGCAAGGCCTGCGCTTACGCCAGGTTTTCCGCCGCGAAAGCCCAGTTGACCAACGCCCAGAAGTTTTCCAGGTATTTTGGACGCGCATTGCGGTAATCGATGTAATACGCGTGTTCCCATACGTCAACGGTCAGCAGAGGTTTGTCTTCACCGGTCAGCGGGGTGGCCGCATTGGAGGTGTTGACGATCGCCAGCGTGCCGTCCGGTTTTTTCACCAGCCAGGTCCAGCCGGCGCCGAAGTTTTTCACTGCGGCATCGGTGAACTGCTCTTTGAACGCAGCGAATGAGCCGAAGGATTTGACGATCGCCGCCGCCAGTTCGCCCTGCGGTTCACCGCCGCCCTGTGGCGACAGGCAGTGCCAGTAGAAAGTGTGGTTCCACACCTGTGCTGCGTTGTTGAAGACGCCGCCGTTAGAGGTTTTGATGATCTCTTCGAGCGATTTGCCCTCGAACTCGCTGCCTTTCACCAGGTTGTTCAGGTTAACCACGTAGGTGTTGTGGTGCTTGCCGTAGTGGTATTCCAGGGTCTCGGCGGAGATGTGCGGCTCGAGCGCGTTTTTCTCATACGGTAATGCAGGTAATTCAAACGACATTGCTTCCTCCTTTACGGCGCCACTCGCTTCCCGCCGGGGCGAGAGCCATATGGGCCGTTTTTTATTGTGGTCATTCAATCTTAACAATTTTCATCATAAAAAACAGGAGGAAAAGCGAGAAATGCGCGTGGGGAAGTGCGATGGGCGATAGCTTGAGCAGGCGGTTGCGACCGGGGCCGCAACCGCGCAGAACAGGGTATTAACGAATGGTTTTCGGCGTCACTACGCGGCGTGCGCCGATATAGTGGTTTTGCCAATAGTCGTTGTCGAGCTGGCTGATGCGGATCTCTTCGCCAGTGCGCGGCGACTGGATGAATTTGCCGTTGCCGAGGTAGACGCCGACATGGTCCGCCACGCCGCGGTTATTGATGCGGAAGAACACCAGATCGCCGCTTTCCAGTTCGCTTTTCTTGATCGGCGCTGCGTCGCGCAGGTGATACATCTCGTTGGCGGTGCGCGGCATCTTGATTTTCACTACGTCTTTATAGGCGTAATAGATAAGGCCGCTGCAATCGAAGCCGGTACGCGGCGAGCTGCCGCCCCAGCGGTAAGGTTTGCCCATCTGGCCCATCAGCTTGGCCATTGCGGTCTGCTTGGCGTGCTGGTAACGTTTTTTGTGCGCCGGGCTCAGTTTCAACGGCTTATCTTCACGCGCCAGCTTGGCGGTGGCCATGCCGGCTTCGCGGTGGCGGCCGTAGCCTTTTTTATAGCCCTTTTTCGGCGGGGTGACTTTAATCTTGGCGGTTTTCTGCACTTTGGCCTTGGGTTTGGCGCTGGCGATCTTTTTCGCGCTTTTCTCGGTTTTGGCCTTGGCGGTCTTGGTTTTTTTCTCGGGGGCCGTCACTTTGGCTTTTTTAGCGGCTTTGTCCGCCTTCTTTTTTCTGCGGTCATCAGGCCGCGCTTCATTAGCATGGCTTTTACGCTGCTCGGCGGCAACACGCGCCTGTGGCGCAGCGTGCGCCAAATTGAAGAAGAGCTGCGTAAACAGCAGCGCAAAGAGCGTAAGAATTAAACGCATGTCGACGTCACCAACCTTGGCCCCGAAACGGATATCGAAAGAGTCACAGTATTCCCGAATTTCGCCATATAAAACAGCGAAGAACTCATAAATAATAATCCATATTGTGAGAAAACGTTAATGACATTTTTTTTGCTTCAAAATCAGCCCGTTGATGTATGAAAAAGCGCCAATCGGCGGCGATGGATATAATTAATCCGCGCCGTCATCTCGGCGCAATATATTAGTGAAATGGTCGGATTAAAAATGTTATTCTCAGCGTATGTTTTGACCGGAATGACGTGGCCGGTGAAACGCGATCGGCAGCGGGCGAATATCCTTGCAAAAGATGGCGTTTTCTTGCGACTGTTCCAGCCGCTACAATAGCCCGCGTGATGCATGTTGTAGCCATGAAATGTGGCTTGAGGAAGCAATAAATGACGACGACACTTGAAAAAATTCAGCACCAAATCGCTGAAAACCCGATTCTGCTGTACATGAAAGGTTCGCCTAAGCTGCCGAGCTGCGGCTTCTCCGCACAGGCTGTGCAAGCGCTGTCCGCCTGCGGCGAACGTTTCGCCTACGTGGATATTCTGCAAAACCCGGACATCCGCGCCGAGCTGCCAAAATACGCCAACTGGCCGACGTTCCCGCAGCTGTGGGTAGACGGTGAGCTGGTCGGCGGTTGCGATATCATCATCGAGATGTATCAGCGCGGAGAACTGCAGCAGCTGATCAAAGAAACGGCAGAAAAGTATAAAGCGCAGGAAGACCAGCAGTCTTAATCGACAGACTTGCGGTTATCGCGTTACGGGCGGCGCCAGTGCAAACTGGGCCGCCTTTTTTGTTGAGCTTATTCGGCGAGATCGCCGGCGGGCAGCGGCCAGCCGCCGAGACGTTTCCAGCGGTTAACCAGCTCGCAAAACAGCAGGGCGGTTTGTTCGGTGTCGTACAGTGCGGAGTGCGCTTGGCTGCTGTCGAACGGCATGCCGGCGGCGATGCAGGCTTTCGCCAGCACCGTTTGGCCCAGCACCAGGCCGCTCAGCGCGGCGGTGTCGAAGGTGGCGAACGGATGGAACGGGTTGCGCTTCAGGCCGGCACGCTCGGCTGCGGCCATCAGGAAGCTGTGATCGAAATTGGCGTTGTGCGCCACGATAATGGCCCGGTTGCAACCGCGATCCTTAAGCCCTTTGCGCACCGCTTTGAAAATGGCGTGCAGTGCGTCATATTCGCTGACCGCGCCGCGCAGCGGATTGTGCGGATCGATGCCGTTAAACGCCAGCGCTTCCGGCTGCAGGTTGGCGCCCTCGAAAGGCTCCACGTGGAAGTGCAGGGTCTCGTCCTGCTGCAGCCAGCCGTCTTCATCCATTTTCAGCGTCACGGCGGCGATCTCCAGCAACGCATCGGTATTGGCGTTGAAGCCGGCGGTTTCAACATCTATTACTACGGGATAAAACCCACGAAAACGACCACTCAGGGCGTTAAGATCACTTTTCTCGGCCATCAGTTTCTTATCTTCATCGAATGCAGCGCGCATTATGGCAAATTTTGCGCCCGGTTGCAGGCGCTATCGCGCGGAGAGTCAGCAGGGCGCAGTGCGCGCCCTGAAGGGGAGGCTTAGTGGCCGAGGCCCTGACCGGCGTGTTTGTTTTCGATCAGCTCGATTTTGTAGCCGTCCGGATCTTCGACGAAGGCGATTACCGTGGTGCCGCCTTTCACCGGGCCGGCTTCGCGGGTGACCTTGCCGCCTGCGCGGCGGATGCTGTCGCAGGTGGCGGCGACGTCGTCCACGCCCAGCGCCAGGTGCCCGAAGGCGGTGCCCATGTCGTAGCTGTCGGTGCCCCAGTTATAGGTCAGTTCGATAACTGCGCCTTCGCTCTCTTCCGTATAACCGACGAAAGCCAACGAGTATTTGTACTCTGGGTTTTCGCTGGTGCGCAGCAGGCGCATGCCTAATACCTTGGTATAGAAGTCGATGGAGCGTTGCAGGTCACCGACGCGGATCATGGTATGGAGTAAGCGCATAATTCCTCTGAATTGACTGTGCCGTGGCAGACGGCGGGTGGATTGAAGCACAAGCGAGTATAGCCTTGTCCCGCAAGGGAATTCAACGTGACGAGCGGGTGACAATGTCACTTACTGGCTTTCCGTCGGAGGTGTCTAAGTATTGATCGAGCTCGCCGATCAATACAGAGTAATTGATCTGCACAATCAATTATCTATTTAGGCGGCAAGCGTGTAAAAATTGAACGGCAGTAGAGAACAACACCAGGGAACACCGGCCCGCCCCGCGCGGGCTTTTTTGTGTGCGGCGCATAAAAAACGGCCAGGCAAAGTTGCGTGGCCGTATGGGTCAGGACGGGTTATTTCGCCAGAAACGGATAGTCGGTATACCCTTCGGCGCCGCCGCCATAGAAGCTCTCCGGCTTAGGCTCATTCAGCGGTGCATGCTGACGGAAACGCTCTACCAGATCCGGGTTGGCGATGTAACTGCGGCCGAAGGCCACCGCGTCGATGAAGCCTTTTTCGATCAACGCTTCGGCTTTTTCGGCGGTGTAAGCACCGGCGCCGACGATCACCCCTTTAAAGTGGGCGCGCACCGAGTCGCGGAAGGCGTCGGAATACGGTTTGCCGCCGGCCCAGTCCGGTTCGGAGATGTGCAGGTAGGCGATGTTGCGCTTGTTCAGCTCTTCCACCAGATACAGCGCCGCTTCTTCCTGATCTTCACCGTTGTCCAACCCGTTGAACGGCCCCAGCGGCGAGATGCGGATGCCGATGTGCTCGGAGCCCCATTCGGCGACCGCCGCATCAACCACTTCCAGCGTCAGACGGGTGCGATTCTCGATGCTGCCGCCGTATTGATCGGTACGTTGGTTAGAGGCCGGTGACATGAACTGGTGCAGCAGATAGCCGTGGGCCGCATGCAGTTCGATGAAGTCGAAGCCGGCTTCCCGCGCGTTGGCGGTCGCCTGGCGGAAATCGTTGACGATGCCCGGGATCTCGCTGGTTTCCAGCGCGCGCGGCGTGGAGGTTGGCACGCGCACCCAGGCGCCGGTTTCATCACGCACGGTGGTGCGGGTTTCGGCGTTAATCGCCGAAGGGGCGACCGGTGCTTGCCCACCCGGTTGCAGGCTGTTGTGGGAGATGCGGCCTACGTGCCACAGTTGCACGGCGATATGGCCGTTTTTGTCATGCACTGCCTGTGTGATGTTTTTCCATGCGGCGATCTGCTCCGGCGTATGCAGCCCCGGCGCCCCGGCGTAGCCTTTCGCCTGGAAGGAAACCTGCGTCGCTTCGGTCACGATCAGGCCGGCGCTGGCGCGCTGTGCGTAATATTCCGCCATCAACGGCGTAGGAATATCGCCCGGTTCGATGCTGCGCAGACGCGTCAGCGGAGCCATAAACACGCGGTTGGGCAGGGTGATGGCGCCAACCTTCAGCGGAGAGAGCAATTTTTCAGTCTTCATAGTGCATCCTGTATTTAATAGACCGGTCGTCTAGTAATGGGCGATAAAAGAACCACGAACAGCATTTTCAATAAAAATAAAGTGTTATCGTTACGCTTGCGGTGGCCGAAGCAGCAACTCAATGCTTTCCAGCGCGCTGGTCAACGGTGCCAGCGAGTGGCGGATCTTGGCGCGCAGCGAGGCGCCGAGCCACAGTGAATACAGCGTCTCTGCGGTCGCCGCCGGGCTCATGGCTACCGACAACGAGCCTTCTGCGATACCGCGCTCGATGGCCTCTTGCAGGTGACCGATCACGCGGGCGGTACCCGTTTCCAGCGCATGGCGCATCGGTTCCGACAGATCGCTCACCTCGGCGGAAAGCTTCACCGCCAGGCAGGCGTTGTGGCATTCGCTGCGGCAGTGGTAGCTGATGGCCTGGGCGTAATAGCCGAGCAGCTGATGGCGGGCATCGCCGTGCTTATCGGCAAACAGCGCCTGCATTTCTGCATCATA
The sequence above is drawn from the Serratia sp. FDAARGOS_506 genome and encodes:
- a CDS encoding riboflavin synthase subunit alpha, which codes for MFTGIVQGTAPLVAIDEKPNFRTHVIEMPAELLPGLELGASVAHNGCCLTVTAVEGNRVSFDLIKETLRLTNLGDLALGDIVNIERAAKFNDEIGGHLMSGHIICTAEVAKIYTSENNRQVWLRMPNAELMKYVLHKGFIGIDGISLTIGEVVNNRFCVHLIPETLERTTLGKKRLGDKVNIEIDPQTQAVVDTVERVLANREATLAAAMAQAHKD
- a CDS encoding I78 family peptidase inhibitor is translated as MKFYGKTLLLTALLALSACSSSPEQGAGAQMADADDTCGASQYQNFVGKPMTSLEGVRIESKVRAIPYNSAVTMDFNLRRLNFLGDRDDKIIRVYCG
- the cfa gene encoding cyclopropane fatty acyl phospholipid synthase, with the translated sequence MSSSCIEDLSIQDNQWYRIAHEMLGLAGIEINGSRPFDIQVKNPDFFKRVLQQGSLGLGESYMDGWWECERLDMFFQRVVSAGLEKKLPHHLKDTLRIAAARLTNLQSKKRAWIVGKEHYDLGNDLFTLMLDPYMQYSCGYWKDATTLEEAQEAKLRMICEKLQLQPGMRLLDIGCGWGGLSAYAAKNYGVSVVGVTISAEQQKLAQARCAGLDVQILLQDYRDLHQQFDRIVSVGMFEHVGPKNYRTYFDVVERNLAPHGLFLLHTIGSNKTDMNVDPWINKYIFPNGCLPSVTHIAQASEGHFVMEDWHNIGADYDRTLMAWFERFKQAWPQLAPRYSERFERMFSYYLNACAGAFRARDLQLWQVVFSPKGVEGGIRVAR
- the punC gene encoding purine nucleoside transporter PunC, whose translation is MRNSFGFMFYLAGLSMLGYLATDMYLPAFGAMREELQISAGAVSASLSIFLAGFAFAQLLWGPLSDRLGRKPVLLIGLALFALGCLGMLWVENAVQLWILRFIQAVGVCAAAAIWQALVVDRYREGQANRVFATIMPLVALSPALAPLLGAWLLNHASWRAIFAALLVITALLLLPTLMLKERDKTQPTADAPQNGVSFWQLLKSPVFSGNVAMYAACSAGFFAWLTGSPFILGDMGYSPSDIGLSYVPQTLAFLLGGYGCRAALKRINGKTLLPWLLVAYGVSMVALYLVATLTDPTLSTLLIPFCVMALVNGAGYPIMVANALMPFPESSGKAAALQNTLQLGLCFVASMLVSAFIAQPLLATVTVMVSTVILAALGYFLQRGKAADTQQKAQREHANSAS
- the punR gene encoding DNA-binding transcriptional activator PunR, which translates into the protein MWSEYSLEVVDAVARTGSFSAAAQELHRVPSAVSYTVRQLEQWLAVPLFERRHRDVELTPAGALFIKDARAVIKKMLDTRRHCQQVANGWRGQLNIAVDIIVKPQRSRQLVLDFYRHFPDVELMLQPEVFNGVWDALVDGRADMAIGATRAVPVGGGFAFRDMGYMNWLCVVSPQHPLAQLAGPLNDDQLRPYPSLCLEDTSRNLPKRVTWTLDNQRRLVVPDWTSALDCLCAGLCVGMMPAHRALPRVQRGELKALQLQQPFPASPCCLTWQQDKPSPAMSWLLAYLGDGETLNQEWLSEAEPEAAQASGAGD
- the purR gene encoding HTH-type transcriptional repressor PurR, coding for MATIKDVAKRAGVSTTTVSHVINKTRFVAEETKAAVWAAIKELHYSPSAVARSLKVNHTKSIGLLATSSEAPYFAEVIEAVENSCYSKGYTLILCNSHNNLDKQRAYLAMLAQKRVDGLLVMCSEYPDQLLGMLEDYRNIPMVVMDWGAARGDFTDTIIDNAFEGGYLAGRYLIERGHRDIGAIPGQLSRNTGGGRHQGFMKALQEAHIEIREEWIVQGDFEPESGYKAMHQILSQKQRPTAVFCGGDIMAMGAICAADELGLRVPQDISVIGYDNVRNARYFTPALTTIHQPKERLGEMAFTMLLDRIISKREESQVIEVHPKLVERRSVADGPFIDYRR
- a CDS encoding YnhF family membrane protein, giving the protein MDTDLKMSLFTTVCALAMIIAFSFVAALN
- the sodB gene encoding superoxide dismutase [Fe], with protein sequence MSFELPALPYEKNALEPHISAETLEYHYGKHHNTYVVNLNNLVKGSEFEGKSLEEIIKTSNGGVFNNAAQVWNHTFYWHCLSPQGGGEPQGELAAAIVKSFGSFAAFKEQFTDAAVKNFGAGWTWLVKKPDGTLAIVNTSNAATPLTGEDKPLLTVDVWEHAYYIDYRNARPKYLENFWALVNWAFAAENLA
- a CDS encoding C40 family peptidase, giving the protein MRLILTLFALLFTQLFFNLAHAAPQARVAAEQRKSHANEARPDDRRKKKADKAAKKAKVTAPEKKTKTAKAKTEKSAKKIASAKPKAKVQKTAKIKVTPPKKGYKKGYGRHREAGMATAKLAREDKPLKLSPAHKKRYQHAKQTAMAKLMGQMGKPYRWGGSSPRTGFDCSGLIYYAYKDVVKIKMPRTANEMYHLRDAAPIKKSELESGDLVFFRINNRGVADHVGVYLGNGKFIQSPRTGEEIRISQLDNDYWQNHYIGARRVVTPKTIR
- a CDS encoding Grx4 family monothiol glutaredoxin produces the protein MTTTLEKIQHQIAENPILLYMKGSPKLPSCGFSAQAVQALSACGERFAYVDILQNPDIRAELPKYANWPTFPQLWVDGELVGGCDIIIEMYQRGELQQLIKETAEKYKAQEDQQS
- the rnt gene encoding ribonuclease T, producing the protein MRAAFDEDKKLMAEKSDLNALSGRFRGFYPVVIDVETAGFNANTDALLEIAAVTLKMDEDGWLQQDETLHFHVEPFEGANLQPEALAFNGIDPHNPLRGAVSEYDALHAIFKAVRKGLKDRGCNRAIIVAHNANFDHSFLMAAAERAGLKRNPFHPFATFDTAALSGLVLGQTVLAKACIAAGMPFDSSQAHSALYDTEQTALLFCELVNRWKRLGGWPLPAGDLAE